A genomic region of Pseudochaenichthys georgianus chromosome 12, fPseGeo1.2, whole genome shotgun sequence contains the following coding sequences:
- the akna gene encoding microtubule organization protein AKNA, which produces MERINNTKAGVICWTPAPAPSSPTSSVIYEEDWDGEDEEQTEKNDDFDSQMDDNGIIGLSEALEDAGLVDSDSHSNSRGPLTPEEEDPSGHERETPEELSNNLSEHLSHTESEEDKTLSSYEDLIESFEAQQLAGKVGQRKEEPGTECVSEWDRYTQETDGEVAGERSDRKRENDQHRRERGTTHGFSEEEIEKTNSQPYCGADLSEREPVRVSTHHRRISPPASPLTALSFPHLLHFTPEEMAAAQGIDTETLPDNSAAESLPESHRSHRSPESSTRCPEVKPRASLQPADMFADEGTSNHRSRVSKLPSKGQDKSDKQPSPSPRKLRQPSPEATYPQTRSLGTAKSLKFKQKTASPDGESRIPRPRSNAAEVNESRKGPLSYRIPDFSNVEPRVFFPKDGYTPPKSTRCFKRESSSPGSPFMFKSPADIVKEVLLNSHNTSPASPDSCKPISSALNSSMPQDFRSRLQASDLLDQLQEDYYRLLTKHADAENTIDRLRLEAKDFIDPGEQEQACSASHRQRVNLFSDPPKPGHLVQSGPNQGSSKMMVLDFPLAQRAEISSASLHPNGQQRSPSACSSTESPDPEVGQQLASILYYQADKFLQQMQTFEHLLKSKRLKPLDQKKGVSQLAEGLDSLERGYLLARDDCKLLQQRGAENSFFDRDRELEGLVFQCGLHMDELKELVERMQREQPISEAPPSPPPHPTPSSDPSEGEETHTQSPAVPVLVDPGEAVEVSTGSEENDEEEETLYLKPQNGKHRHVQQDLAPLRNHFQSLGELSGCIDHSHREEALLFAALRRDVQPGREEEEERQCQENLETSAAQKSDHQGSPPVCTKEAQSSRSSPPPRSASITTPPAHRPRSASITTPPAHRPRSASITTPPAHRPRSASITTPPAHRPRSASITTPPAHRPRSASITTPSAHPPRSPSITTASAHPPRSPSITTPPTHPPRSPSITTASAHRPRSASITTPSAHRPRSASITTPPAHRPRSRRTLEAGESPSSSLSSLSSLNSKLLSGIRRVLSQDGIISPETDSGFVCSESSRLTPAAVASPVHQRASESVPVPQERIPQMVLVPAPSPVPPLLNQPAKEPNRTRSSRSRTEQRRRILSCSPQRCVPLTGQTRAGSGTSEFGPESDSSPTVSEHRFTQSINSSPSFSLASALGHHDDPLSALSSSQAENCNDAIQTLQVELRRMRESRDSCLRNKNPVRAAHHNTSTPIRPGERRGDVRERINTRPVDEDEEFTLRRTTRKRTPSSNRPRTNISTGSERASPQPLVSRCTQTSTAAPDSQRSHTHTVGSRTQPRQQPGVSAQVCEAADVPDGRGWAPLCPQCLSRGPRGRSEVPVGGDREQPHSSGCRLCPLCGRHAPYGSTEPAPPTHTTCQPAESPHRAQRGGYFAAAALLQCLPVCPPPLLLYSSSPLYVSPSNSQGRSSGVRGRREVTRRKRSRSADKQRRVDSSLERAIRAARSMRHTSGHMARSLKSGLHYQRLLAKACSL; this is translated from the exons ATGGAGAGAATAAATAATACCAAAGCAGGGGTGATTTGCTGGACCCCTGCCCCGGCCCCCAGCTCGCCCACCAGCTCTGTGATATATGAGGAAGACTGGGATGGTGAGGATGAAGAACAGACGGAGAAAAACGACGACTTTGACAGCCAGATGGACGACAATGGCATCATCGGACTGTCTGAAGCACTGGAGGATGCAGGGTTGGTGGACTCAGATAGTCATTCAAACTCCCGTGGACCCCTCACCCCAGAGGAGGAAGACCCTAGTGGGCATGAGAGGGAGACGCCTGAGGAGCTGAGCAACAACCTGAGTGAACATCTGTCCCACACCGAATCAGAAGAGGACAAAACTCTGTCATCAT ATGAGGACTTGATTGAGAGCTTTGAAGCACAACAGTTGGCTGGAAAGGTCGGGCAGAGGAAAGAAGAGCCGGGGACAGAGTGTGTCTCTGAGTGGGACAGATACACGCAGGAGACAGATGGAGAGGTAGCAGGGGAGAGGAGTGACAGGAAGAGAGAAAACGATCAACACAGAAGAGAGCGTGGAACTACCCATGGcttttctgaagaagaaattgAGAAGACCAACTCTCAGCCATACTGTGGTGCTGACCTGTCAGAGAGGGAACCTGTCAGAGTCTCCACTCACCACCGCAGAATATCCCCGCCTGCCTCCCCTCTCACAGCGCTCTCCTTCCCCCACCTTCTCCACTTCACCCCTGAGGAAATGGCTGCTGCTCAGGGCATTGACACTGAAACCTTACCAGACAACAGCGCCGCTGAAAGTCTTCCAGAATCACACCGTAGCCACCGAAGCCCTGAGTCCAGTACTCGCTGCCCTGAGGTAAAGCCCAGGGCTTCTCTTCAGCCGGCAGACATGTTCGCTGATGAAGGAACCTCAAATCATCGCAGTCGAGTTAGTAAATTGCCCTCAAAGGGACAAGATAAGTCTGATAAACAACCAAGTCCCTCACCAAGGAAGTTGAGGCAGCCATCTCCTGAAGCAACATATCCACAAACTCGATCCCTCGGCACAGCCAAGTCCTTAAAGTTCAAACAGAAAACAGCCAGTCCTGACGGAGAGTCGAGGATACCCAGACCCAGGAGTAATGCTGCTGAAGTGAACGAGTCCAG AAAAGGGCCTCTGAGTTATCGCATACCAGACTTCTCCAACGTGGAGCCCAGGGTCTTTTTCCCAAAAGATGGTTACACCCCCCCTAAGAGTACACGCTGTTTCAAGAGAGAGTCCTCGTCCCCTGGGTCCCCCTTCATGTTCAAATCCCCCGCTGACATCGTGAAAGAAGTCCTGCTGAACTCCCACAATACATCTCCTGCCTCACCAGACTCCTGCAAGCCAATCAGCAGTGCCCTGAACTCCAGCATGCCTCAGGACTTCAGATCCCGCCTGCAGGCCTCCGACCTGCTGGACCAGCTGCAG GAGGACTACTACAGACTGCTGACTAAGCACGCCGACGCGGAGAACACCATTGACCGCCTGCGTCTGGAAGCTAAG GACTTTATAGATCCAGGAGAGCAGGAGCAGGCATGTTCAGCGTCTCACAGACAGCGA GTGAACCTGTTCTCCGACCCCCCAAAGCCCGGCCACTTGGTGCAGTCCGGACCAAACCAAGGCTCCTCAAAGATGATGGTGCTGGACTTCCCTCTGGCTCAGAGGGCAGAGATAAGCTCCGCCTCTCTCCATCCAAATGGACAACAGA GAAGTCCATCAGCTTGTTCTTCCACAGAAAGCCCAGACCCTGAGGTGGGACAGCAGCTGGCCAGCATTCTCTACTATCAGGCCGACAAGTTCCTCCAGCAG ATGCAGACTTTTGAGCATCTCCTGAAGAGCAAAAGACTCAAACCTCTGGATCAGAAGAAG GGGGTCTCGCAGCTCGCTGAGGGGCTCGACTCTTTGGAAAGGGGATACCTGTTAGCCAGGGATGACTGCAAACTCCTGCAACAGCGAGGAGCAGAAAACAGCTTCTTTGACCGTGACCG GGAGCTGGAGGGGCTGGTCTTTCAGTGTGGGCTGCATATGGACGAGCTGAAGGAGCTGGTGGAGCGGATGCAACGGGAGCAGCCAATCAGTGAGGCTCCTCCCTCTCCACCTCCTCACCCCACCCCCTCATCTGACCCCTCTGAGGGGGAAGAAACTCACACACAG AGCCCAGCTGTGCCTGTGCTggttgatccaggagaggcggTGGAGGTGAGCACCGGGAGTGAAGagaatgatgaagaggaggaaactCTCTACCTCAAACCTCAGAACGGCAAACACAGACATGTTCAACAAGACTTGGCACCGCTGAGGAATCA TTTCCAAAGCTTAGGGGAGCTCTCCGGATGTATAGACCACAGCCATAGGGAAGAAGCTCTCCTTTTTGCTGCCTTAAGGAGAGACGTGCAGCctgggagagaggaggaggaggagagacagtGTCAAGAAAACCTGGAAACATCAGCAGCACA GAAATCGGACCATCAGGGCTCTCCTCCTGTCTGCACTAAGGAAGCTCAGAGCAGCAGGTCCAGCCCTCCTCCCCGCAGCGCCTCCATCACCACACCCCCCGCTCATCGTCCCCGCAGCGCCTCCATCACCACACCCCCCGCTCATCGTCCCCGCAGCGCCTCCATCACCACACCCCCCGCTCATCGTCCCCGCAGCGCCTCCATCACCACACCCCCCGCTCATCGTCCCCGCAGCGCCTCCATCACCACACCCCCCGCTCATCGTCCCCGCAGCGCCTCCATCACCACACCCTCCGCTCATCCACCCCGCAGCCCCTCCATCACCACAGCCTCCGCTCATCCTCCCCGCAGCCCCTCCATCACCACACCCCCCACTCATCCTCCCCGCAGCCCCTCCATCACCACAGCCTCCGCTCATCGTCCCCGCAGCGCCTCCATCACCACACCCTCCGCTCATCGTCCCCGCAGCGCCTCCATCACCACACCCCCCGCTCATCGTCCCCGCAGCAGGAGAACGCTAGAGGCGGGCGAGTCCCCCAGCAGCAGTCTGAGCAGTCTGAGCAGTCTGAACTCCAAACTCCTGAGTGGGATCAGAAGAGTGCTTTCTCAG GATGGGATTATCTCCCCGGAGACGGACAGTGGGTTTGTGTGTTCAGAGAGCAGCCGTCTGACTCCTGCTGCAGTGGCCAGTCCTGTCCACCAGAGGGCCTCCGAGAG TGTGCCAGTGCCTCAGGAGAGGATTCCTCAGATGGTCCTGGTACCAGCACCATCTCCGGTTCCCCCACTGCTAAATCAACCGGCGAAGGAGCCCAACAGGACCAGGTCGAGCAGAAGCAGAACGGAGCAGAGGAGACGCATCCTCTCCTGCTCCCCACAGCGCTGCGTCCCTCTGACGGGACAAACCAGAGCCGGCAGTGGGACCAGTGAGTTTGGACCGGAGAGTGACAGCT ctccCACTGTGTCtgagcacagattcacacaatcCATCAACTCTAGCCCGAGCTTCTCCCTCGCTAGTGCACTGGGTCACCATGACGATCCTCTCAGTGCACTGAGCTCCAGTCAGGCTGAGAATTGCAA tgaTGCAATCCAGACGCTGCAGGTGGAGCTGCGCCGAATGAGGGAGAGCCGAGATAGCTGTCTGAGGAATAAGAATCCTGTGAGAGCGGCTCACCACAACACCTCTACTCCAATCAG GCCAGGGGAGCGACGGGGTGATGTCAGGGAGAGAATAAACACACGGCCTGTAGATGAGGACGAGGAGTTCACACTGCGGAGAACAACCAGGAAGAGAACACCTTCTTCGAACAGACCAAGAACTAACATCT cCACAGGTTCAGAGCGCGCCTCGCCTCAGCCTCTGGTGTCCAGGTGTACTCAAACATCCACTGCAGCTCCAGACAGCCAGCGCTCCCACACGCATACTGTCGGCAGCCGAACACAGCCCA ggcAGCAGCCTGGTGTGTCTGCACAAGTGTGTGAAGCAGCAGACGTTCCTGACGGCAGAGGGTGGGCTCCTCTTTGTCCCCAGTGTCTGTCACGTGGTCCCCGAGGGCGATCGGAAG TGCCAGTTGGGGGCGACAGAGAGCAGCCTCACTCCTCTGGCTGTCGTCTCTGTCCTCTCTGTGGACGCCATGCACCCTACGGCAGCACGGAGCCAG ccccccccacacacacaacctgccaacCAGCCGAGTCCCCCCACAGAGCGCAGAGGGGCGGATACTttgcagctgctgctctgctgcAGTGCCTGCCAGTGTGCCCACCCCCCCTCCT GTTGTACTCGTCATCGCCCCTCTACGTGTCTCCTAGCAACAGCCAAGGCAGGTCCTCAGGGGTCAGGGGTCGCAGGGAGGTGACGAGGAGGAAGCGCTCCCGGTCGGCGGACAAGCAGCGCCGCGTGGACAGCTCTCTGGAGAGGGCCATCAGAGCAGCGCGGAGCATGAGACACACCTCTGGACACATGGCCCGCTCTCTGAAGTCCGGCCTGCACTACCAGAGGCTCCTCGCCAAGGCCTGCAGCCTCTAG